The following nucleotide sequence is from Aedes aegypti strain LVP_AGWG chromosome 3, AaegL5.0 Primary Assembly, whole genome shotgun sequence.
ttttcaatcccTTTGTAAATCCCTGGTTAAATATTTTGgatcagaattcactgcaaaGATAAGGGAAATAGTGACTGACTTTTGATCGAATTCCACTGAAAAAGGAAGAAACAAAGGCCAATAATTGACTTATTCGATTTGTATTTGGGATTATATGGGAATCCTTTCCATAGGTGATCCATCTTATCCACCCTTACCCTACGTTAAAAACTCTTTTTCTGCACGAAAAGCGTCACCCCGGTGCAACATTTCTCCATCCCCTCAAGGACAGCCCTACGCATCCACAAGCAAAGATAAAGCGaagaaaataatcaataaacTTTTTACATAACATCATCTGATTTTCACCGATCGCTTTATGTGCTCTGTTGCAGTCGGCTGCGAAAACGAATGACGATCATCATCACTTTTCTCCGTACCTCAACTCGCTGACCGCAATGAAAGAAATCGCATTTTCCAGCGGAAAACGTTCATCTTACCTGGCTTTTCCACGCAATAACTGTGCCATCGTTGTTCCGGTACGGTTTCCTGCACTGATTGCACTAGTTGGGCATTATTTTCCagcgaaaaaatgtaaaaattcgaCACCACAATCGCCGAACGATGTCGCGAACTTTTACCTCGGGCACTGACAGGATAGAGTGAAGCGATGAAAACCGCTGGCGTGACGCAAAGTTGACAACCAAAAAACGATGCAGAAGCGGCCAAGAGTGGTTTCTGCgttcgtgtacatacacgttacatgtcaccaacactacttaaaaattgctggttgaaaatataaataaagatcagctgttcccagcgaaatcaaatggcagtattttcaaccagcaaatttgcgcatgtgttcgtgacaccgctcggcgagagctcaagtGGATTGCTATCGTGCAGGGGCAAAGGAAGTGAAGCACGATCACCAATTTCAAAGGGCCAATGATTAAAATGTATACATACtcaagcctgatttgctgctgaacaggaatcgctatagaaatttctcgccgattcctttcAGAAGTTTTCTACAgtgactcccgtttgaactgacacttcttttcaactgcgtactgcgatcagaaaaaaagcgcttccttgatcgattccttgcagaaatttcccatgcatcaagataggccaagaaattacttgtcagcagcgaatcaggcttcagaattgaaaataatcACCGAATAACTAAAGTTTGAGCGCATTAATGACTatcttagtaatttatgacAATTTTATATCTGCTTCTCTTTCATTGTGCTGTGAATTTTTACACTAACCGTAATTTCTACTGGTTACTAGTTCAACGATGTTTCAACCAAGGCGAATTGACCAAgcccatggcacgggacgacttttagcgtagtcaacatctccatggTTTTACTCATTTTCAGGGAAATTTGAATTgagagtgcaatcagaatgcgaagttttgtttaacgtttatgatccataatcgagcaagtgtcacaatcaaatcactgattgcttgcttggaggcttgcaggatgccttttaatgtttgctctccttccaaaaccatcgaaatgttgaatgtgcttcaacttttcggcacattattagctgatttaccaatatcaaaaattgataatcaaaccataacaaacaattaaacaaaacaatggtctttattttcacagttcctacaactgacagtgggcgatattaacttatcgcccgggacatcctggctacggagaacactgtgtatcgatatatggttgtcatgggcctgGAATTGACAAATAGCATAAAAATTACCACCAAAGTAAAAAAGAGACAGAAAACTGTCATTAATTGCCAAAATTTCTGTGTAATTCTATGATTaaccgtgtttctgagtgtctCCTaccaataaaaaccataaaaacatACCACTCAACCAAAGTAACCTTCgaagttcataaaaaaaaccttgcttcttttattataacaaatattgataaatgtcttaaggtgattataaaacgaagccaaacttcgaattttcaagtgcacaagacgagagaatctgacaacagttcgcgttgaaaaccaatcaaattgcttgcatgctggtggtgaccaacgggatagattttcaacgcggagtgctgtttggttctcaagtattgtgctcttgtaaatttgaggtgtggcttcgttctataatcaccttaaggcaaagtagtccgtcattcgttttgacagccatgttgattttgcagcttgcaatttcaagtgataaaactcattcATCATGAGTAAtatgattcagaaaagtatcactacttgcgaTTAGGTatatgcagaaagtatgctgatcctttttcagctatgtcagtgcaaaaccaagtgattttctttaaCTCGCAATCGTTGAACCAAtggggcgatattcaaaactgaaaaggcaatagatggctctttttcaatggtagtaaaaacgaaatcctgaagcaaagaaagcaccacggaagataaactaaacacaaaaagttatgtattcactttacacttgatttctaatcattatttttttgatccggtttcctaattgcaagcaatttacgattttcattatttttcatacgttttgacagttctccgactaccattcttccatgcgtttgtgttgaaagtttgagaaatttgagaatccagcgtagcgcgatcagtgggtgacatacaaacaacagtgtcgtcgctcggcggccggtaagagaaactgaatgttcgaaaggttgttgtctgtaatttttgctgctggcgccaactgttagcgtttgagaacaaaataaacagtcattaccctattagccacaatcatcgatgtccagtacaaatttcaatgacggcctactttgccttaagGCTGCTTGATAAAACTTAGTCTTTATAGTTTATATTGGCTTAAAAATGTATCATAGTACGTGCTAACATGTATAAAGCATGCCGATACTGTTTCAgatgtgtcagtgcaaaaccaactgattttctttgattcgaaattgtgaggtgaattagcaacaatcatcaacgacgcgtacagaTTTCAATGACGGCCCGCTTCGCTTTAAGAATAccttataaaaaataatcattataattctaacaaatttcataaaatatattcatcaaaagtgcaaaaaaaataatcaggaaTCGATCAGAGAACCTTGAGATAACCACCcggataaaaaaatacaatacaaaaacaatataacgtattgtaacagtaccattcaatatattggaaatacaatacagtatattgcaaaatgacaatacaattacagtacaatatattgttttgaacagttcactgtatggtatatgagatttttgcaatataatgtatgggttgtTAAGTATATTGATACGATACTACCGataataccgggtacccccgttggtttgaccacatttaatctgaacactttttaatttgttccccgctaatttgcacgtcgttcagattaaaaatggttcaaacgtcatttagctcatggaacggagtaaagtgaaatggaacgctgtgaaacggaacgcaaaatcaaaacaaaacagcgaaagaggttaccagaaacacgattctagggtgactagatgttcaaattaaaaatgaaccccgatggtttgcatgaggtaccgttcaaattagcgggggtgcacggtatagatattttctcatacatacattttgaaaatacaatacgatatattgttcatgtattgtcttcaTAAGCAATTTGTGAAttattgtacaatacaaaaacaattcaacgaactgtattccAATTAGTGGCGAAATGTATAGTATTCCCGCATAGCAAAATATAGTTTGTCTTATTTTAAGGACAATAAACATCTTGTAACGGTTACGGTTAATGTATCATAAATAGTTGCTTTTATGTATAACTATATGGATTTCAAAACAGCTCACCATTTCAAACAGTATGAGTAACCCATACCAATCAGTAACAATATATGATACTGCTCGGATATTGTTAAATGATATGGGAATGGATTCAAGCAAGATATGGTGGAAATATACCACCACCATTCGGCAAACGTACAGAAGAGACatcatcagttacaccctcccgctgtttaacccaccccaccttacattcttttGTGtactttgttctttctctcattcttctttgctcttcgTTCCATgctactagcataggaatcctcccaagctattcatatgcttattcgggttcatagtaatcagtcattgtaacctattcaagggccaaaaatcgcatgcataaaatatatttcgtcaaatatcatctaaaggattgaagatatcgcaattttgaggtgattttttgcccttaagggtcctaaaatcaccaaaacaagctgaaaagcataccaaaagttttcagagttcactaaaatggaaaaactgcacatacgccctttgcgccacctctaaaccttcaccaaaaattctcattttttcacaggatgttattttgggaccgatgatcattttccactttgtaaatcctgactacggaagatttttggaaataagccccaccctattgTCTCCCCCTGGTGATAATATCATTCACGCAGTTGAAAACCGGAATTTTAAACACTCGAAAAACGGATTTTCTTCAACCCTTTGCGTTGGATCTACGTCGGGCAAAGTGCGCTGTGTAGTCCACCAGATCCGCTGTCCCAGGGCACTATGCccgataaataaaataataaaacgcGTAACGGGTGCACAATGTGCATCTTTCCTGTAATAGTACGTGAAACACGTTGTTGTTGTCCCTCTGGCTCGCTAGGTTGTCATTTTCAAGCACGTGTTTTTTTCTATTATCTGTTATGGTCTCATTTTCGTAGTGATTACTACAGAAGCAATTTGGTAGTGTTGTAACTTCCTCTAATTTTGcaagaaaaacatatttaaaagaTTGTTAACCATGAAAATAAGGTAATTAATACGCTTAACATTTGTACTAATCACTATCATTAACATTTGTGATGTATCTTCACGTAAAGACCACAGAAACACGTCCGTCTGGGATTCTCGGGCAAATCAAAGCAGCAGCGCCGAACGAATCAGCCGAAGACACGGAAGGAAATCCGCAAGGAAAAGCGCCAACAGAAGAAAATCAACAGGTTCAATTACCACAGCCGGAAACGGAAAGATCGCTTTCCACAGGAAGAAGATCGTGCAGAAAATAGTAAACGTGATGCCGACAGCGAAGAAGAAGATGACATCGACGATGAGGAAATTGAGTCCGATTTTGAAGACGAGATTGAAGAAACGGGAATGAGTAAAAAGAGTGTTCAGCAGCCCATGAGTCAGTTGGAGAAGGAACGTCAAGAGGAATTAAAGGAACTAAAAAGCTATGAACATGGATTGAAGGATAAACGAATTGAACAACTCGAGGCTGCGAATGAGGAGGATGATATGGTTATCAAAAAATACGAGAAACTCCTGAAGATCAATAGGCGAAAGAACAAGCAAGGAGtaccgaaaagtttcaatgatgGATTGGATTATGCGTTGGAGCTTTGCTCGGAGGAAAACATTAAGAAAATGTACGAAGCGGCGAAGGAGGCAGCTGACATGAATGAACAATCGGAAGATGAGTTTGCAGATGACGTGCAGGAAGTTCTGGGAAAGAAGGCTAAGGAAGCTAAGGTcgaaaataatatttccaaaaaggGAAAGAAGTCTCGGCAGGAGAAGGAGAAGCAGCGAATGGAAAAGTTGAAGGAAATCGAAAAAAAGTATCAAGGAGATGACGAGTTGGACAGCTTAGGTGGATATGACTCCGAAATGGAGATCGAATTGGATGAAAATGCAGAGGATGATTTTTCTGATAACGACGAGCTGTATGAATCGAATGACGATGAAATAAGTGAAGATATGTCCATTGAAGAAGATGATGAAGAGGAACCTGTTGCTAAAAAGCAAAAGAAAAGTAAATCCAAAAAGGTAACATTTCAAGAAGAAGATAACTCTTCCAAACTAAAGAAAAAGCAAAAGAAACATGAACCAGAACCTGAACCGGAAGAGGATTCAGAGTTTGACGAGGACGTTTTTGGCGGTGATGACAGCGAAGAAGATGGATTGGATGATCTATTGGAAGGAATTCATTCGGAAGGTGAAAATGACGATGAAGATCACGAGGAGAAAGAACAGACATCCGATGGGAAAAGTAAAGAAAAGGCAGAAGTTTGGGAAGATATCTATGGTCGAAAACGAGATAAAAGTGGTAATGTAATCAAAGAAGATTCCGGCAGTGGAAAGTACGTTCCTCCTCATCTGAGAGCTCGCATGGAAGCCGAAAATGGCGGCGATGCAAAACGTCAGGAGAAATTGATGAGACTCAAGCGGCAACTGAAGGGACAAATCAATCGACTAGCGGAAACTAATGTTCACAGGATTTCAATCGAGCTCGATAACTTGTACATGCAAAATGCGCGATTCGATATGAACAACACGCTGACGAATTTGATATTGGAAGCGATAGTGTCTAACAGTCTATCGCCTGAGAGAATGGTGTTGGAACATACGCTTTTGGTTACTATCCTGCACGCAAACGTCGGTTCGGAGGTGGGTTCTCACTTTTTGGAAACGGTTGTAGAGCGGTTCAACAGTCTTGTCAAGCAAATCGACGCCTTCGATGTCGAAGACAAGACGCTGGACAATTGCGTGTTGATTCTGTGTCACCTGTACACgttccaaattttcaagaacaaacTTATGTACGACATCATTGATCGGCTGCTTTGCAATTTCAACGAAAAAGCGGTGGAATGTATACTGCTGGTGTTGAGATCTATTGGTTTCGTACTGCGAAAGGATGATCCTCTTGCGCTGAAGGAAATGATTCAGAAGGCACAGAAAAAGGCAGCCGAAGCTCCAGCTGAATTGAAGAATGAGTAAGATTTCATCGGCTCTAAACTGtaaacaaaagttctaaaatactattcaatttttttttcagcacccGTGTTAAGTTTATGCTGGATACGCTTTTGGCGGTTAAGAACAACAACATGAATAAGATTCCCCAATATGATCCTACCCTGGTGGAACATTTCCGTAAAATATTGAAGGGTATGATCACAAGCGGAAAGTACGTCAGCACGATTAATATTGGTTTGGACGATTTGCTCAACGTTGACGAACGAGGCAAATGGTGGTTAGTTGGGTCTGCTTGGCATGGCAAAAAGGACGGCAAAGATGCAGCTTCTGGCAATAACTCAACAGGAGGAAACGCTGGTGGTTTCAGTCAGCAATTGTTGGAATTGGCACGAAAACAGCGAATGAACACTGATGATAAGCGTAACATTTTCTGTGCTATTATGAGTGCAGAAGACTATTTGGATGCATTCGACAAAATCCTGCGTCTGTCCATCAAGGACCAACGAGTGATGGCTACAGTTATACTGCACTGTTGTCTATCAGAGAAAGATTATAACCCGTACTACAGTATACTTTCGCAAAAGTTCTGCGAATATGATCGTCGCTATCAGTTGGCCATCCAATATGCCATTTGGGATCGTCTGAAGGAAATTCATACCCTGAAGCCATCTCC
It contains:
- the LOC5579110 gene encoding nucleolar MIF4G domain-containing protein 1 homolog, yielding MKIRPQKHVRLGFSGKSKQQRRTNQPKTRKEIRKEKRQQKKINRFNYHSRKRKDRFPQEEDRAENSKRDADSEEEDDIDDEEIESDFEDEIEETGMSKKSVQQPMSQLEKERQEELKELKSYEHGLKDKRIEQLEAANEEDDMVIKKYEKLLKINRRKNKQGVPKSFNDGLDYALELCSEENIKKMYEAAKEAADMNEQSEDEFADDVQEVLGKKAKEAKVENNISKKGKKSRQEKEKQRMEKLKEIEKKYQGDDELDSLGGYDSEMEIELDENAEDDFSDNDELYESNDDEISEDMSIEEDDEEEPVAKKQKKSKSKKVTFQEEDNSSKLKKKQKKHEPEPEPEEDSEFDEDVFGGDDSEEDGLDDLLEGIHSEGENDDEDHEEKEQTSDGKSKEKAEVWEDIYGRKRDKSGNVIKEDSGSGKYVPPHLRARMEAENGGDAKRQEKLMRLKRQLKGQINRLAETNVHRISIELDNLYMQNARFDMNNTLTNLILEAIVSNSLSPERMVLEHTLLVTILHANVGSEVGSHFLETVVERFNSLVKQIDAFDVEDKTLDNCVLILCHLYTFQIFKNKLMYDIIDRLLCNFNEKAVECILLVLRSIGFVLRKDDPLALKEMIQKAQKKAAEAPAELKNDTRVKFMLDTLLAVKNNNMNKIPQYDPTLVEHFRKILKGMITSGKYVSTINIGLDDLLNVDERGKWWLVGSAWHGKKDGKDAASGNNSTGGNAGGFSQQLLELARKQRMNTDDKRNIFCAIMSAEDYLDAFDKILRLSIKDQRVMATVILHCCLSEKDYNPYYSILSQKFCEYDRRYQLAIQYAIWDRLKEIHTLKPSPSRNIAKLLTYLISEGGLALSVLKVIEFAEIDKVTLRVVRQIMLGILLLEDENKCLQVFNRIAPSFKLKGFKDSLRLFLHHFLLKGSDKSSVPEEQLQLLQQRIRMADRMLDTSESRVQF